Proteins encoded together in one Entelurus aequoreus isolate RoL-2023_Sb linkage group LG20, RoL_Eaeq_v1.1, whole genome shotgun sequence window:
- the LOC133636086 gene encoding cortexin-3, whose product MDVPRMAEGFFSSTLSTSAGGHHAASYLTLEQKAAFVFVLLLFIFLALLIVRCFRILLDPYRSMPSSNWTDHTEKDTFDYRIV is encoded by the coding sequence ATGGACGTGCCCAGGATGGCCGAGGGCTTCTTCAGCAGCACGCTGTCGACGTCGGCCGGCGGCCATCACGCGGCGTCCTACTTGACGCTGGAGCAGAAGGCGGCGTTCGTCTTCGTGCTGCTGCTCTTCATCTTCTTGGCCCTGCTCATCGTGCGCTGCTTCCGCATCCTCCTGGACCCGTACCGCAGCATGCCCTCGTCCAACTGGACCGACCACACCGAGAAGGACACCTTCGACTACCGCATCGTCTGA